The Kineothrix sp. IPX-CK genomic interval TAAATGTTCCATCTGAACGACGTATCCTCCCTTCCCATCGCCCATCTTTTCTTTTGTAGATATTCTCGCCTTTTCGCGCCATTATACTACTCCTTTCTGTAATGTCAAATTCGTGTGCTATGACGATTTTTCTGACGGTTTATTTATAGAAATCGTTTGAAAAGCGCCAGACATATTATATAACATGAGCCATTTAAAAACTAATCCCCTTATTTTTTTGCGAAATCCTCTGATATAAACAGATAATTGACAAAAAATACCCTATTCATGTATAATAATATGTAGTAAAAATAGAATTCTGGTATCGCAGTATTGATTATACTGTGAAAAAAATGCCTCTTTACTTTCTTGTAAAGAGGCATTTTTATGAGTTTATATTAAGAATAAATATACATTTTCATAGTCATTATAAAAATACAAGAGCAACAACCTGATATATCTTTAAACTACATCAAGCCGCCGGTATACTTTTTTAATGATTCCATATATGCTTTTCCATATCTGCTCAGTGCCATATTTTTCTGCGTAATCGTTCCGATTGTCATATACTCGTCCACCTGAAGGGATTTGGCAATAATCTGCTCTCCATTCAGCTCTTTGCTGATCACTCCGGAACTGACAGTATATCCGTTCAAACCTATTACCAGATTAAATAAGGTAGCTCTGTCCCTGACCTTAATATTCCTGCTTCTGTCTAAAGTGCTTAGAATTTCCTCGGAGAAGTAAAAGGAATTATAATCTCCCTGCTCAAAGGAAAGGTACGGGTATTGCTCTAAATCTTCCAAGGTCAAAATTTCTTTTACCGAAAGCGGATGCCTTGAGGAAATAAAGACATGAGGGGCCGCCGTAAATAGTTCTTCGAACTTCAAACCGTACTGTTTTATAAGCTTGTCAATGATTTCTTCATTCTTAGAAGATTTGTATAATATTCCGATTTCGCTTTTCAGCCGGCTTATATCTTCAATAATTTCATATGTTTGTGTTTCCCGCAAGGTAAAGTCATATTTTTCTCCGCCGAATTCACGGATAACATCCACAAAAGCGTTAACCGCAAAAGAATAATGCTGGCATGATACGGAAAACCGGGGGCTTTGCTCCTTCACATGCAGAAACTTTTCCTCCAAAAGGTTCGCCTGCTCCAGAACTTGTCTGGCATAAGCCAGAAACACATCCCCTTCATTTGAGACAGCAACTCCCTTATTGGTTCTATTAAATATGGTTACCTGCATTTCTTTCTCTAATTCATGAATTGCATTGGTCAGACTGGGTTGGGAAACGAAAAGCTGTTTTGCAGCCTCCGTAATATTTCCCG includes:
- a CDS encoding LysR family transcriptional regulator codes for the protein MTLQQLKYIVTVAETGNITEAAKQLFVSQPSLTNAIHELEKEMQVTIFNRTNKGVAVSNEGDVFLAYARQVLEQANLLEEKFLHVKEQSPRFSVSCQHYSFAVNAFVDVIREFGGEKYDFTLRETQTYEIIEDISRLKSEIGILYKSSKNEEIIDKLIKQYGLKFEELFTAAPHVFISSRHPLSVKEILTLEDLEQYPYLSFEQGDYNSFYFSEEILSTLDRSRNIKVRDRATLFNLVIGLNGYTVSSGVISKELNGEQIIAKSLQVDEYMTIGTITQKNMALSRYGKAYMESLKKYTGGLM